CCAGGTTGACGATGGCGCCGCTGTGAGCACGCAGGTACGGCGCACAGTGCTTGGCCAACAGCATCGGCCCGCTGAGGTTCACCGCCAGCACCCGATTCCAGTAGGCCAGATCGAGGCTTTCCAGGGTGATGTTGTGCGGGTCGGCCACCGCCGCATTGCACACCAGCGCATCCAGACGCCCGAATTGCCCTAGCACCTCGGCCACGCCCAGTGCCACCTGCGCTTCATTCGCGACGTCCATGGCGATGAACCAGGCGTTATCGCCCAGCACCTTCGCCACTTTCGAACCGCGCTCACGATCCAGATCGATCAGCACCACCTGCCAGCCTTCGCTGATCAGCCAAGCCGCAATCCCCAGACCGATGCCGCGCGCAGCACCGGTGACCAGCGCGACGCGGCCATGGGTGCCCGTGGTCGGCGTCGACAACTCGATCACAAAGCAGCCAACCCGCGCGCCAGATCAGCCTGCAGGTCTGCGACATCTTCCAGACCGACCGCTATGCGGATCAGGCTGTCACAGATCCCTGCCGCTTCACGCTCTTGCGGCGCGAGACGGCCGTGAGAAGTGGTGCTCGGGTGCGTGATGGTGGTTTTGCTGTCGCCCAGGTTGGCAGTGATGGAGATCAGGCGAGTCGCATCGATAAAGCGCCAGGCGCCCTCTTTGCCGCCCTTGACCTCGAAACTCACGACCGCACCGAAAGCCTTCTGCTGACGCTGGGCCAGTTCGTGCTGCGGATGACTCTTGAGACCGGCGTAATGGACTTTCTCGATGCCCTCCTGCTGCTCCAGCCATTCGGCCAGTTGCTGGGCATTGGCGCAGTGCGCCTTCATGCGCAGGCTCAGCGTTTCCAGCCCTTTGAGGAAGATCCAGGCGTTGAACGGGCTCAGGGTCGGCCCAGCCGTACGCAGAAAACCGACGACTTCTTTCATCTGCTCGCTACGACCGGCCACAACGCCGCCCATGCAACGACCCTGGCCATCGATGAACTTGGTCGCCGAGTGCACAACGATGTCCGCGCCCAGCTTCAACGGCTGCTGCAACGCAGGGGTGCAGAAGCAGTTGTCGACCACCAGCATCGTGCCTTTGGCGTGAGCAATTTCCGACAGCGCCTTGATGTCTACCAGCTCGGCCAGCGGGTTGGACGGCGACTCGACGAACAGCAATTTGGTGTTGGCCTTGATCGCCGCATCCCAGCCGGACAAGTCCGCCAGGGGCACGTAATCGACTTCGATACCGAAGCGCTTGAAGTACTTTTCGAACAGACTAATGGTCGAGCCGAACACGCTACGCGAGACCAGAACATGGTCGCCGGCACTGCACAGGCTCATCACCACCGCCATGATCGCGGCCATGCCGGTGGCGGTGGCCACGGCTTGCTCAGCGCTTTCCAGTGCAGCAATACGCTCTTCGAACGCGCGCACGGTCGGGTTGGTGTAGCGCGAGTAAACGTTGCCCGGCACTTCACCGGCAAAGCGTGCCGCCGCATCGGCAGCGGTACGGAATACGTAGCTGGAAGTGAAGAACATAGGATCACCGTGTTCGCCTTCCGGCGTGCGGTGCTGACCGGCGCGTACGGCCAGGGTATCGAACGCTACACCTTCAAGATCGCTGTCCAGCCGACCGGCATCCCAATCCTGACTCATGCTGTCACTCCTAGCCCTGCTCTTGATATAGAGCGTTAATCAGTAGATACAAAACCGGCCCCTCAGGGCCGGTAGTTACTCAGTTGTTGTACAGATCAATGATCGCACTGACTGCCTGGGTCTTGACCTTGGAGGCATCGTTTCGTGCCTGCTCGATCTTGTTCAGGTAAGCCTCGTCGACGTCACCGGTGACGTACTGGCCGTCGAACACCGCGCAATCGAACTTCTCGATCTTGATCTTGCCG
The window above is part of the Pseudomonas sp. B21-048 genome. Proteins encoded here:
- a CDS encoding O-succinylhomoserine sulfhydrylase, with protein sequence MSQDWDAGRLDSDLEGVAFDTLAVRAGQHRTPEGEHGDPMFFTSSYVFRTAADAAARFAGEVPGNVYSRYTNPTVRAFEERIAALESAEQAVATATGMAAIMAVVMSLCSAGDHVLVSRSVFGSTISLFEKYFKRFGIEVDYVPLADLSGWDAAIKANTKLLFVESPSNPLAELVDIKALSEIAHAKGTMLVVDNCFCTPALQQPLKLGADIVVHSATKFIDGQGRCMGGVVAGRSEQMKEVVGFLRTAGPTLSPFNAWIFLKGLETLSLRMKAHCANAQQLAEWLEQQEGIEKVHYAGLKSHPQHELAQRQQKAFGAVVSFEVKGGKEGAWRFIDATRLISITANLGDSKTTITHPSTTSHGRLAPQEREAAGICDSLIRIAVGLEDVADLQADLARGLAAL
- a CDS encoding SDR family oxidoreductase gives rise to the protein MIELSTPTTGTHGRVALVTGAARGIGLGIAAWLISEGWQVVLIDLDRERGSKVAKVLGDNAWFIAMDVANEAQVALGVAEVLGQFGRLDALVCNAAVADPHNITLESLDLAYWNRVLAVNLSGPMLLAKHCAPYLRAHSGAIVNLASTRAGQSEPDTEAYAASKGGLLALTHALAISLGPEIRVNAVSPGWIDARDPAARRAEPLTDADHAQHPAGRVGTVEDVAAMVAWLLSKNAGFVTGQEFVVDGGMAKKMVYEQ